The genomic stretch AGAAGAAGAACTTCCACTGGAATTCAGAGAAGACCATAAGCTTTCCCCCTCAGAAGAACCACTGGAAAATGTAGGTGACTTCAACCACCATGAAAGGGATGAGCTGGAGCTCTGGCTGCAGTTTAGCATGTGTCCCGGTTCATTTCCTTCTTCTGTGGTGGCACCATCCTCGCTGAGCACAGGAAAGGGAATGTTACTGTTAACAGAGGAACTGGGGGTCTCAGTCTTCTGACCAGGTGGCTGTCCCATGGTGCACGGTCTAGGAGAGTCATGTCCACCTGAGGAGCAGACATCTGTGCTATCAAAGAGGTGGCCCTCCTCATCTTCTGTAGGGGCATCAGGGTCAATGCCCTGCTTCCTGACTGAGCCACCACCCACCTTCTCTGAGTCAGGATGTTGATCAGGCTGATAAGTGAAAGAGCTACATGCTAACATGGAACTGTGGCCCTGAGAACTGCCCACGACTACACGAGAGTCTAAAGGCATATCTTTTGCGCTTTCCTCTGTTTCTCCTTCTGGGTCCACCCAGAAGAAGCTCTCTTTAAATACAGGGCCCACATATTTTTCATTgagttcttttcccttttcttccccatGTCTGTCTTCAATGTCACAGTTGGTTTCTGGAAAATCATCAATTATTTCAAAGTCTTCTTCTTCTTGGATTGAAGGACATGAGGCCATGTGCTTGAATCTACCAGAATCAGAAGACCAAGAAGCAGAACCACATGAGGGTTGGAAGTGAGCAGAAGTATTGCCAGGTCCTGCAAGTTGGACCTCCTGGACAACTTCTGGAGCTTCTTCTGATAGCCCTGCTTCAGAGACCAAGCATGTGTTGGTTGTGTTGTGAGGACAGAAGGTTGTTAAGGGCATGCGTTTGTGTGGTTGACCCTGAGAAGGCTTTAAACTGTCATCTGGGGATATTTGGAGAGAAACATTGTGAAGCTCTGAAGACAATGACCGCACAGCTCTGTGATCCCTGCCGTTCTCCAGCTCCTCAGACGGGGCAGTGGAACACTGGGTGTCCACAAGATGTTTTTCTTTGCTAGATTCTTTTCTAGCTGATCTGTCATCGATAGGATAATTCACTTCCTCCCAGCTTGAAGAAGAACTAAGCCCTGATAACTTGCTCCAAGTACTGGAGCTCTGGCTGTTGCTCAGAGACTTGTTGCAGACATCTCCCCCCACATTGCTGTGGTCAGGCGGTTCAGTCTCAGTCTCCACATCTTGATCCAGGGAGACTCGGAATGCCTCAGAATGGGTCCAGTTTCTCCTTCCTATCCTTCTGAGTATCTCTGGACCCTTGCTTTTTTGTGAGCGTGGTTTGTCTTGAGTAGCAGTCATAGTATCTgtggtttttgtttctgtttttaaagtagTGATACAGACTCctgtttttatgtctttttgtttatttttgttgtttccacaaatgttttcaaaaaccTCACACACGGAGGTGTGGTGCTGTGAATAGGTTTCAAGGATTTTATGGAAATCCACTTGTCCATGCAAGATAGGTTTATTCAATCCGTACTTGAAACTCTCTGGGACATAAGATCTGTCATCTAAATTTGAGAAGCTTTGGACCTGTAAATGATCCTTCACCTGGCTGATAACAGACATGATCTCTCGAGACAGAGATTCTCTGTCCTGACTTCTGGAGGAAGTACTGAAAGTGTACAGCTTCTTCATGGCTTCATTACAGAGCTGACTCGCGGCACAGACTGCGTGCGTCTCTCCGTGGAGTCTCCGGTGCACTGTGGTGAGACCGAAGGCGGCTTTGATGAAGCTATGAAGTTCCTGTTTTCCGGTGACTACCTGATCATCTCTCTTGGTGAGAAGGCCGATCTCAAAGGCCTCTTTGGCTTCACACAGATACAAGTTTTTCATTCCTGGAGGACAGTCATTAGAACTAGTATATGATAATAAGCATGTGCCACGGATATTCTGTGGAAAATACAAACACAGAATCAGATACTGAGTTGCAAACTGGAAGCACATCAGGATAAACTTTTCCCTCCTAGAAGATAATCATTTGAAATATTATGGGACAATAAACAGATGACGCACATCTTCTGAGGCAAATGCACACTTTGAGTTAAGGACCGATGTCTTTTTGGTGAATGAGAAGAAGGGATGGGGAGGTAAGGGATTAGCTGGTATGAAGGGATAAGAAATTAGCTTTAAAGGCCTCCTACTGTAGCCCTGATACTTTTTGATTAAAGATGGCAGAAGTATGGCCATTGCTGTTTTAACAAACAATCTATACATGGAATATGGACATAATAAGTTTCTCTATGCAGTAAGGTTGTTTTAACACATCACTCACTTAACAATAGCCCAAACAATAGAGGTTTTCAAATCCATTTGTGCATTAGAATCATCTTTGCAATAAGAGTCATCCCTCCGTATTGGTggattggtttcaggaccccATATGGAGACCAAAATCTGTGCctgctcaagtctcttatatgAAATGACACAGAATTTGCATAGTCTATGTCCATCCTCCCacgtactttaaatcatctctatgtcacttacaatacctaatacaaggtaaatgctatgtaaatacttGCTGTACTCCATTATTTAAGGAATAATGGCAAGGACACAAAAGTTTGCATGTGTTTAGTATGGATTCAACTTTTTGCTCCCATAAATAGTTTTGATCcaaggttggttgaatctgcagatttGGGACCCACAGACATGGAGGACCAATTGTACTTCAAAGTGAAAGATTGCTGGATATCAGTCCCATAGATTTGTATTTAATGGACCTAAGGTAGAGCCCAAGAGTATGCATTTTGAAGAGCCTCCTTGGGTGAGTCTAATGTGCTGTCAGGCTTGGAAACCACTATTCGAGAACAGAAAACATTCTGTGCTTGGGCTGGATAATTTAGCTCCCATCAGGATGTGGCCACTCTAACTGAGCGCTTTTTCCCATGGCGAGTCTCATCACAGCTGCCAATCATGAGGCACACTGCCTACTTTAAGCCTACACCTTTCCCTCCCACTGGTTGCAGAGGGGAGCACCCCAGGGAAAGGAACTAGGGCGGGGGCTGCACTCTATTTACCACAGCTGTGAGCACGAACAGGGGTGTGTAGGCACTGAAGGCAGCTGCCAGTTTGCAGGCTTCCGCAGCCGACAACAAATGGTGGTCAAACTCCTTGAGCAAGCCCTGCAAGAACACAGGAGGCAAAGTGGAGGGTGATGATTTATCCATTAGCAAAAACAGGTGGCGGAgttcctttacttttcttttaggaTCCTGAGGGCCCCTTGCTTCTCATCACAAACCTTTTAGAACAGGCCAAGAAAGAGTAAGTGGATTTAAAGACCCCAGGGTACTGATCGTCCTTTCCCCCAGGTTGACACACTCTCCATATTCCACCTCTCCACTCCAGAGAGGGCCTAGGATGTGAAAATACTTATAGTGTCTGCCTGTGTAAGTGAATCAAATGCCCTTAAAATGGGGGCAGTTCTTCATTTGCATGAACTCTTTATATTTTGCAGTCAGGTTAATTGAGGCATTTTGCATTGTTCTTGGCAAAGAGACCTTCACAGCAACGAggattcattcactcattttagAAAGATGTATTGAATAATTGCACAGGCCAGGTACTGTTCTAGACTCAGGGAGGCATAGAACAGGGAGCCTGCTGTGAGTTTACTTTCTATTGGGAGGAGGGATTTGTCaacacaaaaagcaaataaaatgccTAGTGTCTGAGATAATAAGAGTTCTGGAGGAAAACCAAGTAGAGAAGGGGTTACAGAGGTCTGGATTGGGAAGGAAGTTTGcagttttaaatagttattttggGTATTTAGTAGAAATggcaattgtaaaaaaaaatcttcatttcaaTGTTGCCTGGAGAGAAGTTCAATGTCAACACCAATGCTCCAGATGACAGAGACCCAGGCTCTGTTCTCATTCTCTTACTGGTTGTGCAAACTGCAGATGTTACTTAGTTTTTCTGAATCTCAGtctatttctctttaaaatgggaatgatacaTTGTGCTCTATCTCATTGGGTTTATGTggctatacacatttttttttagttgcaagGTGATATGTAAATATTagtcatcattattattaatgataaCAGCCTGGATTAAATGACTGATGGGTGAACTGATTTGAATGGATAGTGATGGGTTTTAAATATGTACCCCTTTATCATCAAGATGACCCAAATTTAGAAACTGAATTTTgtgataattttaaatgaaatgaattggACTCAAAATCACTTTGAGGATATTCATTCTACTCAttcactaaaaaaaatgtttagtacCTTGTGTTTCCTGATTCTATGCTAGGTGCTGGGATAATAAAGCTGAACAAGACACCACTGGATCTGTCTCCAGGACTTCTCCTGTTAATCCAAGAGGAGATTCTCTGCTCCTTGACCCTCAGTCTCCTCAGAAAGTGCTTAACACCAGGAATAACATTGGCAGTGCCTAGATGGTGCCAGTCTGAGCCATGTTTTTGGCATATGATAATTACCAAGTTAATCTGTggattgtttttaaacttttcataatCTTTTCTGCTCATGGAAACAAAGATGTCTGCCAGTATTCCAAGTGATGTGGAAATGCCCTGTAAAGAAATCACAAACAAATCAGACTTAGAATTCAGGGCGGCTCTCATCTCATGGCTTACAGACCACAATGATCCCTCCATATGAACCTTTgtctattattttaataataatcattattattactatgccCTTGAAGACACTTGTGAACTGAATGTCACTGGGCTTGAAAGACCATCACCTCTTGAGACACAGGGACTGACTGTAAACACAATTATTTTTAGTTGGGTTTCACATGATTCATACTTGCTTATACTGCTGGCCCGAATAATTGGCCCAAGAAAGGGATCTCACATCAGATCCTAGCCATGTTGTAAAAGCATAGGCAGCAACACTGCTGACCCAGCTCAGGGAAATGGAATAAATAACCGGAGGCTTCAGATAAGGAGGAGAATATTCCCCCaaattattgaaaatgaaaaggTCAAATCGGAGAGCAAAGAATGTATCTTAACTTCTTAAAGATGCTACATAAACAATTCATTGAAGTCTGTGCCCACTTAACTCAAAGAATGATTTTACATATAAGCAGCTTGGGCatgggtgttgagagccacagccgaaggggccccagcaaacttccagctgaacTTTGCTATGGAATCAAATAAAGGCTAAATGCACAATAACAGATGAATGGACCAGGAGAGAGAAATAAACCGATGGTTATAAATTATTACAGAGACACTAAATA from Marmota flaviventris isolate mMarFla1 chromosome 7, mMarFla1.hap1, whole genome shotgun sequence encodes the following:
- the Alpk1 gene encoding alpha-protein kinase 1 isoform X3, coding for MCQRKTRARTSGAEVSLRASIVAQDCAAAAALVFLMDRFLYGLDVSGKLLQVAKGLHKLQPGTPIAPQVVIRQARISVNSGKLLKAEYILSSLISNNGATGTWIYRNESDKILVQSVCIQIRGQILQKLGMWYEAAELIWASIVGYVTLPQPDKKGISTSLGILADIFVSMSRKDYEKFKNNPQINLGLLKEFDHHLLSAAEACKLAAAFSAYTPLFVLTAVNIRGTCLLSYTSSNDCPPGMKNLYLCEAKEAFEIGLLTKRDDQVVTGKQELHSFIKAAFGLTTVHRRLHGETHAVCAASQLCNEAMKKLYTFSTSSRSQDRESLSREIMSVISQVKDHLQVQSFSNLDDRSYVPESFKYGLNKPILHGQVDFHKILETYSQHHTSVCEVFENICGNNKNKQKDIKTGVCITTLKTETKTTDTMTATQDKPRSQKSKGPEILRRIGRRNWTHSEAFRVSLDQDVETETEPPDHSNVGGDVCNKSLSNSQSSSTWSKLSGLSSSSSWEEVNYPIDDRSARKESSKEKHLVDTQCSTAPSEELENGRDHRAVRSLSSELHNVSLQISPDDSLKPSQGQPHKRMPLTTFCPHNTTNTCLVSEAGLSEEAPEVVQEVQLAGPGNTSAHFQPSCGSASWSSDSGRFKHMASCPSIQEEEDFEIIDDFPETNCDIEDRHGEEKGKELNEKYVGPVFKESFFWVDPEGETEESAKDMPLDSRVVVGSSQGHSSMLACSSFTYQPDQHPDSEKVGGGSVRKQGIDPDAPTEDEEGHLFDSTDVCSSGGHDSPRPCTMGQPPGQKTETPSSSVNSNIPFPVLSEDGATTEEGNEPGHMLNCSQSSSSSLSWWLKSPTFSSGSSEGESLWSSLNSSGSSSSVSSLGKMRKEVLEARTLQPDDLDKLLAGVRHDWLFQRLENTGVFKPSQLQRAHNALLLKYSKKSELWTAQETAVYLGDYLNVKKKGKQRNAFWVHYLHQEETLGRYVGKEYKEQKGLWHHFIDVERQMTAQYYVTEFNKRLYEQKIPTQIFYIPSTILLILEGKTIKGCISVEPYILGEFVKLSNNAKVVKTEYKATEYGLAYGHFSYEFSNHKDVVVDLQGWVTGNGKGLIYLTDPQIHSVDRKNVTTNFGKRGIFYFFNDQHVKCNEICHRLSLTRPSMGKLNKS
- the Alpk1 gene encoding alpha-protein kinase 1 isoform X2, producing MNNQKAVAALLQECKQVLDQILLEAPDVSEEDKSEDQRCRASLPSELRTLIQEAKEMKWPFVPEKWQYKQAMSPEDKTNLQDVIGAGLQQLLVSLRASIVAQDCAAAAALVFLMDRFLYGLDVSGKLLQVAKGLHKLQPGTPIAPQVVIRQARISVNSGKLLKAEYILSSLISNNGATGTWIYRNESDKILVQSVCIQIRGQILQKLGMWYEAAELIWASIVGYVTLPQPDKKGISTSLGILADIFVSMSRKDYEKFKNNPQINLGLLKEFDHHLLSAAEACKLAAAFSAYTPLFVLTAVNIRGTCLLSYTSSNDCPPGMKNLYLCEAKEAFEIGLLTKRDDQVVTGKQELHSFIKAAFGLTTVHRRLHGETHAVCAASQLCNEAMKKLYTFSTSSRSQDRESLSREIMSVISQVKDHLQVQSFSNLDDRSYVPESFKYGLNKPILHGQVDFHKILETYSQHHTSVCEVFENICGNNKNKQKDIKTGVCITTLKTETKTTDTMTATQDKPRSQKSKGPEILRRIGRRNWTHSEAFRVSLDQDVETETEPPDHSNVGGDVCNKSLSNSQSSSTWSKLSGLSSSSSWEEVNYPIDDRSARKESSKEKHLVDTQCSTAPSEELENGRDHRAVRSLSSELHNVSLQISPDDSLKPSQGQPHKRMPLTTFCPHNTTNTCLVSEAGLSEEAPEVVQEVQLAGPGNTSAHFQPSCGSASWSSDSGRFKHMASCPSIQEEEDFEIIDDFPETNCDIEDRHGEEKGKELNEKYVGPVFKESFFWVDPEGETEESAKDMPLDSRVVVGSSQGHSSMLACSSFTYQPDQHPDSEKVGGGSVRKQGIDPDAPTEDEEGHLFDSTDVCSSGGHDSPRPCTMGQPPGQKTETPSSSVNSNIPFPVLSEDGATTEEGNEPGHMLNCSQSSSSSLSWWLKSPTFSSGSSEGESLWSSLNSSGSSSSVSSLGKMRKEVLEARTLQPDDLDKLLAGVRHDWLFQRLENTGVFKPSQLQRAHNALLLKYSKKSELWTAQETAVYLGDYLNVKKKGKQRNAFWVHYLHQEETLGRYVGKEYKEQKGLWHHFIDVERQMTAQYYVTEFNKRLYEQKIPTQIFYIPSTILLILEGKTIKGCISVEPYILGEFVKLSNNAKVVKTEYKATEYGLAYGHFSYEFSNHKDVVVDLQGWVTGNGKGLIYLTDPQIHSVDRKNVTTNFGKRGIFYFFNDQHVKCNEICHRLSLTRPSMGKLNKS
- the Alpk1 gene encoding alpha-protein kinase 1 isoform X1, with the translated sequence MNNQKAVAALLQECKQVLDQILLEAPDVSEEDKSEDQRCRASLPSELRTLIQEAKEMKWPFVPEKWQYKQAMSPEDKTNLQDVIGAGLQQLLMMSSRLEMSSDLAWEEISEAGKQTQVSLRASIVAQDCAAAAALVFLMDRFLYGLDVSGKLLQVAKGLHKLQPGTPIAPQVVIRQARISVNSGKLLKAEYILSSLISNNGATGTWIYRNESDKILVQSVCIQIRGQILQKLGMWYEAAELIWASIVGYVTLPQPDKKGISTSLGILADIFVSMSRKDYEKFKNNPQINLGLLKEFDHHLLSAAEACKLAAAFSAYTPLFVLTAVNIRGTCLLSYTSSNDCPPGMKNLYLCEAKEAFEIGLLTKRDDQVVTGKQELHSFIKAAFGLTTVHRRLHGETHAVCAASQLCNEAMKKLYTFSTSSRSQDRESLSREIMSVISQVKDHLQVQSFSNLDDRSYVPESFKYGLNKPILHGQVDFHKILETYSQHHTSVCEVFENICGNNKNKQKDIKTGVCITTLKTETKTTDTMTATQDKPRSQKSKGPEILRRIGRRNWTHSEAFRVSLDQDVETETEPPDHSNVGGDVCNKSLSNSQSSSTWSKLSGLSSSSSWEEVNYPIDDRSARKESSKEKHLVDTQCSTAPSEELENGRDHRAVRSLSSELHNVSLQISPDDSLKPSQGQPHKRMPLTTFCPHNTTNTCLVSEAGLSEEAPEVVQEVQLAGPGNTSAHFQPSCGSASWSSDSGRFKHMASCPSIQEEEDFEIIDDFPETNCDIEDRHGEEKGKELNEKYVGPVFKESFFWVDPEGETEESAKDMPLDSRVVVGSSQGHSSMLACSSFTYQPDQHPDSEKVGGGSVRKQGIDPDAPTEDEEGHLFDSTDVCSSGGHDSPRPCTMGQPPGQKTETPSSSVNSNIPFPVLSEDGATTEEGNEPGHMLNCSQSSSSSLSWWLKSPTFSSGSSEGESLWSSLNSSGSSSSVSSLGKMRKEVLEARTLQPDDLDKLLAGVRHDWLFQRLENTGVFKPSQLQRAHNALLLKYSKKSELWTAQETAVYLGDYLNVKKKGKQRNAFWVHYLHQEETLGRYVGKEYKEQKGLWHHFIDVERQMTAQYYVTEFNKRLYEQKIPTQIFYIPSTILLILEGKTIKGCISVEPYILGEFVKLSNNAKVVKTEYKATEYGLAYGHFSYEFSNHKDVVVDLQGWVTGNGKGLIYLTDPQIHSVDRKNVTTNFGKRGIFYFFNDQHVKCNEICHRLSLTRPSMGKLNKS